In Haloarcula rubripromontorii, the sequence TCGGCGTCGCCCTGCCCTTCGTGGTCTGCCTCCTCGCTCGTCGTCAGGAGCATCTGCATCCCGAGACAGATTCCGAACAGGGGCTTGCCGGCCTCGGCCTGTTCGACCAGCGCCTCGCGGAACGGGCCGGCGTTGTCCATCCCTTCGGAGAAGGCCCCGACGCCGGGCAGGACGATGCCGTCGGCCGCGTCGAACTCCGCTGGGTCCTCCGAGAGGGTCACGTCCGCGCCGGCGCGTTCGAGGCCGCGCGTGACGCTCCGGAGGTTCCCCAGCCCGTAATCGACGACGACCACGTCCGCGGTCGTCTGTCTGACACTCATACGTTGCCGTAGGCGAACAGGGGCTAAGTGACTTCCTGTTCGAACAAGCTTTCGGCACACCCACTGTCCGGTGGATGGTGCTGCTGCCAGTCAGACACTCGGGCCCGACGAGACTATCAACTATGAAAATAAGGTCGCCCAGTTTTATTCACCTACTGCATACGGCCGTTGATGGTTGATCTTACAGATGTGCTGTACGTCGACGGAAACGTTCTCATCGCTGAATTCCCCGAAGGGATGGAGATGACGGACGAGACGTTCGCGAAAGTCAATGAACGGTTCGAAGAACTCGCCTCGCAACCGGCAGTCGATACGCATATCTCGAACCTTCAGATGGAAGCCTCGCTGAACGACGACGTGTTCACACGGGCACAAGAGGCGGCCGAAGCAGGCAAGCAGTTTGGCATCACAGACTGGATCATTGTCTCCGGGGGGATCAAGAAGATGGCACTCAAGAGCAAGGTCGGCGAGATTTCGGGTGTCGACATTTCGCTGGTCGACACGAAAGCAGAGGCGATGGAACTGGTGACGGCGTAGTCCGTCTGCCGGACACGTCTGGGAACAGTTAAAATTCGCCGAGCCGTGACTGTCCGCTTTGCGCGTCAGTGAACTCCGCGGCGGTCGAAAGCGCCGCCTCGAACGTCTCCGTCTGGCTCGGGTCGTACAGCGTCGCCGCCGGGTGGACGGAGACGAGGACGCGTCGTGGCTGACCGGCAATAGCCACGTCGAACACGTCGCCCGCTTCGCCGGTGACGGCCACGTCGCGCTCCAGCAGGTGTTCGGCCGGGACTTTCCCGAGCGTGACCACGACCTCCGGGTCGACGCGGTCGATTTCCGTCTTCAGGTACTCCCGGCAGTTCGCCAGTTCGCCCGTCCGGGGGTCGCGGTTGTCCGGCGGGCGACACCGCACGCAGTTCGTGATGCGAACGTCGTCACGGTCGAGGCCGGCATCGCGTAGCCCATCGTCGAGCACGTCGCCGCTGCGACCGACGAACGGCTCGCCCTGTTCGTCCTCGTTCGCGCCGGGAGCCTCCCCGACGAACAACAGATCCGCATCCGCGGGGCCGACGCCGTTGACGATGCGCGAGCGCGAGTGACAGAGGTCATCACAGCGCTCACAGCCGACGACGTCGAGGCCGTCCATCTGCTCCATGCCCCGTCGTTTGCGCTGGGGGCTCTCAAACGCAGCGGTCTGCCGGGCGGTCGACGACCGAGACCGCCGGCAGAAAGCGCTGACAGCAACTACCGTTTCACACCCGTTGCTTCGATCTGTACCGCCGCGTCGTTCGGCAGGCGTGAAACGCCGACGACGGTCCGTGACGGTCGCTGCCCGTCGAAGAACGCCGCATATGCTTGCTTGACCGCAGTCAGCTGGTCCATCTCCGTGAGATACACCGTCGTCTGCATCAGGTCACGCGGTTCGAGACCGGATTCGGCAGCCATCGCACGAATCTGGTCGAGCGCGGCGAGCGTCTGTGCCTGCACATCGCCGCTGCGAATTGTCTCCGTATCGGGGAACTGTCCGTCAAAGAACACGAGCTGGCTGTCCTGCTGGCGCGTGCCGTACACGCTGTGTTCTGTCGGCTGGTCGCCCTCGTAGCGGGTCACGCTACTGTTGATGTTCGTCTGTTCATTCGTTTCTGCGGGCTCTACAGCCGTCCTCGCCTGTGTTTTGCTTTCTGCCATCGTGTTTCTACATACACGGTGTCGGACAATCAGCCTATCTTTAGCTATTACTAAAACCTCCACAGAATAAAATACAGACACCTGCAGACCTCCCCTTGTCCGCTGTGTTATACTTAGCAATAGATAAGACTCTGTCGTGGTAACTGATATGAAGCCGCCCTATGCCATCGTCTCGGCGGCCGGTGTCACATCGTCTCCGGTCGGGCGGTACTGCTATTCCGGTCACTCCACCTCGACTAGACCCCGCGCCGCCAGTCGGGCGACACGGAGCGGTTCCGGACGCCCGCCTTCAGGCGTGAACGCACGGACGACGTCCGCGGCGGTGCCGTCGTCGAGGCCGACGCTCCGGACGTACACCGTCTCGCCGTTCACCGGTACTGGCCGGCGCTCCGGCTGGGCGCGGTAGGTCGTCAGCCGGTCCTGTACGACATCGGGGTCGTCGAACGCCTCGCGGATGGCCTCTTCGAGCCCCGGCGAGGACTCGAAGGTGACGGAGACGACTGGCAGGTCGGTGTGGTCGTGAATCCGCCGGAGGTCGAGGATGTTGAACCACGCCGGCGCGATACCCGCCACCAGCAGGTACCGGATGTCCTCTCGGGCCAGTCGGTCGACCATCTCACACACCGTCTCGGTCGCGTCGCGCCCACCGACCGTGGCAGTGCCGAAAACAAAACCGTCAGTCACTCGACTGGCGCGGACGACAGTGCCAGCGAACTGACTGGTTTCCGCTCGGTACGACTCCGCAACGCCGAGGGCCCGTGCCCCTGATTTCACGTGTTCTGGTTGTCTTTGATGTCTTCCAGTCTGTCGAGTAGTTCGTCGTTCGACGCGGTGAACTCGTATTCGATGTCGCCCTCGTGGGCGTTTTCTTCAGCATCGAGGCCGTCCTCGTCCTCGAAGTCTGTGTCGTACTCCTGATTGTCTTGTTCCGATTCGTCGTAGCTCCCGAACCCCATGGTACGTGTACAACTATGACGTTCACAGTAAAAAATCACTCGCCGACTCAAGCGTGTTAGCGTATTAATACGACGGCCGTCGCTCTCGCTCTCGGAAGCGCTGTGGCGACCGGGACAGTACACTCAAGCGGGCCGCGCCACAGGGTTCGTGTATGAACGTTCACAACGTCACCGCCGAGGCCGAGACGTTCACCTGCAACGCCTATCTCGTGACCGGCGAACAGACGACGCTGGTCGACGCCGGTGCGATGCGTGGCGTCGTCGACGTCATCCGCGAGCACGCCGACGCGCTCGATGCCGTCGTGTTGACCCACCAGCACGGCGACCACGTCCAGCAACTCGACGCCGTCCTCGACGCCTTCGACGCGCCGCTGTACGCCTACGGCTCCCATCCGCGCCGGGACCACGCACTCGACGACGGCGACACCCTGCCGGTCGGCGACACAGAGTGCGAGGTCGTGTACACGCCGGGCCACGCCGACGACCACGTCTCGCTCGTCTCCGAGTCATCCCTGTTCTCCGGCGACGTGGTCGTTCACGACGACGGGGCGTTCGACGACGGCTCCTTCGGCCGCACGGACCGCCCCGGCCAGTCCCGCGAGCGCCTCATCGAGAGCATCGAGACCCTCCTCGACCGCATGCCCGCCGGCATCGAACACATGTACTCGGGTCACGGCGGCGTCTTCCACGGCGATGTCCGCGAGGTCGTCCAGCGCGCCCTCGAACGGGCCGAGCGCCGCGAGCCAAAGTATCCCGACGAGTAACCACCCGAAACCGGCACAACGCTCTAGTGGGCGGGCCGATATTCGACGGCATGAACCAGCGACTTCTGACGGGGGCGGCTCTGGCGCTTTCCGGCGTCGTCCTGGCCGCCATACAGGTACTCCACGGAATCCAGCAGACCCGGATTCCAGTGGCAGTCGCGGTCGATGCGCTCCCCTTTGCGGCGATGGGGCTGGCGATAGCGTACGCCGGCGTCTGGCTCGCTCGCGACACAACGTTCGAGGGGGCAACGCCCCGGGTGGCCGCGTGGGCCGCCGGCGGAACCGTGACGTTCGCCGCTGTGGCGGCGCTACTGTTGTTCAGCCAGCGCGTGACCTCCGGCTCACTCGCCCGGGCGTCGTACGTAACGGTCGATCTCGTTACCGTTGGTGCGCTGGCGGGTGTTCTTGTCGGGCTGTACGACGCCCGGAGCCGCAGTCGGCTCCGCGAACTGGTGGCCGAGCGCGACCGAATCGAGGCGTTCGCCGGGAAGGCGGCCGACGTGAACAACTACGGACGCGCCATCGCCAGCGCCCCCAGCGTCGACGGCGTCGCTGCCTTCGTCGTCGAGGCCTTCGGCACGATGACCGGCATGGAGGAGACCGCCGTCATCCGGCTCAGGGACGGCGACGCGGTGGCGCTTGCGAACACGATTCGAACCGTGCCGGTCGATGTCGTCGGCTCGCTCGCACGGGAACTCCGGGCACAGAAACAGGGCGAGGTCATCGTTCACGACCGGCCGTTCGCCGTCGACCTCCCCGAGTCAGTCACCGATTGTGTGTCTGCGGTGGTTCTGGACGACGCGGACACGACGACAGTCGTTCTCTCAGTGACGACGGACGAGACGACTGTCGGCGAAGAAGATCAAAAACTGCTGGAACTCATTGTCTCACACGCGTCGGTTCGCATGGCGACGCTCGACCGGCAGGCAACGGACAAAGAACCCACTGACCGGTAGCGGGCTGGCGACGAACTGCCACCGGATGCCGGCGGCAACTGACCCGAGAATTAGGCGCTACGGGTTTCTTTCGCCTTCGGACGCAGGTTCCCGTAGCCACACTTCCGGCACTGTTGGGCGCGCTCTGGGTTCCGAGCGTTACACCGCATGCAGATCTGCTTGTTGAGGAGTCGATCGGACGCTGTCTCGAAGCTAGCCATGCGCGGTTGTTTCCGGTGCGCGCGTTTAAGCTTTGAGTTTCGGCCTGGCCCCGTACGTCCATGCTCCGCCCGCCGCGTCCGCGGACGCTCCCCGTCGCTGGCTTTAGACACCCGAAGCGCGAAGCCGGGGGTATGTACGAGAAGGTCGCAGACCTACCGGTCACCGTCGAGAGCTGTGCGTTCGAGCGCCGAGAACGGGCGACTTCCAGCGGATTCGACCGGGTGACGACCGTCGTCAGCCTCTCGGGCGCGGGCGAGACCGGCCGCGGGGAGGACGTGACGTACACGACAGAAGCCCACGACGCACTGCAGGCTGCCGACGCGTTGCAGGGCGCGGACTCTCCGCTGGTCGGCGAGTACACCGTCGACTCGTTCTCGGCGGCGCTGGCCGAGGCCGACCTCTGGCCCGAACCCCCAGACGAGGAGCGGTTCCGTCACTACCGGCGCTGGGGGTTCGAGAGCGCGGCGCTTGACCTGGCGCTGAAGCAGGCCGATACGGACCTCGGGACGACACTCGGCCGGCGGTACGACCCGGTGGAGTTCGTCGTCTCGACCCGGCTCTCGAACGCGGACGACGACACGCCGCCGACGGCTGACAGACTGGCGATGCTGTGTGAGCGGCACGGCGACTGTTCGTTCAAGCTCGACCCCACGCCGTCCTGGGGCAACGCCCTCATCGACGAGCTGATGGACTACGACGTTCGGGTGCTGGACCTGAAAGGGCTGTACGAGGGGACGGATGTCGACGTCGAGGCAGATCCCGAGTTCTACCGCCGCGTCGTCGACGGTCTCCCGGACGCGCTGATTGAGGACCCTGACCTGACTGACGCGACTCGGCCGGTTTTCGACGGGCAAGAAGCGCGCGTCACCTGGGACGTGCCTATCACCGGGGTCGAGAGCGTCGAGGCGCTGCCGTTCGAACCGGAGTGGCTCAATATGAAACCGTCCCGTTGCGGGACCGTCGAGTCGGTGCTTGCGACCATCGACTACTGCGAGGAACACGGCATCGACCTGTACGGTGGCGGGCAGTTCGAGCTCGGTGTCGGTCGCGACCACATCCAGGCGCTGGCGTCGCTGTGCTACCCTGACGGACCGAACGATGTCGCGCCCGGGGGGTACAATGACCCTGAGCCGGATGCGGACCTGCCGACGAGTCCGCTTACGCCACCTGACGAGCCGGCCGGAATCGGGACCGGGTTCTCGTAAGCACCCTGAGACGTGAAGCCGAAGCTACATTATTGTACGGATACTAACTATTGTTATGCGGTGTCAAGTCTGTGGAGAACGCATCGACGACGTGCTGGAGGCACACGCACGGCAGGCCTGTCCACACTGTGATGCGCCGCTCCTCGAAAAGCCAGCAACGCCACAGTAACTACTCCTCGGCGAGGTAGTCGTCCTGTACGTCGATGACGTCGCTCGAATCCTCGCAGTTCGCGTACCGCTCCAGCGGCTCCTCGTTCAGTTCCAGAAACGTGTGGCCCCAGGAGAACGTCGACAGAATTCGCTCGGCGTGGTCGCGCTCCCCGAGAATGACGAGCGCGCCGGCGAAGGCCTCGACGGTGTTAAGCTGGAATGCCGTCCCGTAGTTGACCGGGTTGCCAGCGACGAGAAAGGGGAGCGAGCGGTGAATCCCTTCGAGGTCGAACGCTTCCCGTTCGGCGGTCTCCCAGGAGCAGTCGAGCGCGACCAGTCGGCTGTGGCGAGCGCCGTCGCCGACGGCTGGCCGGTCCGCCGGAGACAGCGCCTGCTCGGCGAAGGGATTGAGCACGATGCCGGGCGGCGTCGACCGCGTCGCGCGGTGGAGTTCGGCCTCGTCCATCCGGGCCAACTTCCGCGCGCTACATTTGTCGGGGTCGTCGTCACCCTCGTACCGGACGTGCAGTTCCACACGAGCCCTACCACCGTGGCCGATAAAAGCGCCTCGCTCCGTGATAGTGTGCAAACACTGTTATAGCCGGCCTTGGTTGTACAACGTGTGCTTTCAGAGGGGACGACGGCACCACTGTTCGAACTACCGGCGCTCGTTGATGGCGACTGCCAGCGAGTCGGACTGGGAGACTATCTCGGCGAGGATGTCGTCATCCTCGCGTTCTATCCGGCGGATTTCAATCCGGCCTGTGACGAGACGTCCTGTGATCTGGACGAACTCGACCTCTTTACGATGCAGAAAGACGTGACTATTCTGGGGGTCAGCCCGGACTCGGTGTACAGCCACCGGGCTTTTGCCGACCGCTACGGCCTGAAAATCCCGCTGCTGTCCGACACTGACCACGATGTCGCCCGCGAGTACGGACTCGACTTTATCGACGATATCGGCCAGCAGCTCATCGAGCGCGCCGTCGTCGTCATCGACCACGACGGCGACGTGCAGTACGCGTGGAGTACTGACGACCTCCAGCAGCTCCCTCGCGTCGGAGAAATCAAGGATGCTATCGCCGAGACCGGCGGCGACGACACCGCGTTCGCCCGCTACCGCGTCGGCCACGCCCATTACACAGAGGGGCGGCGCGCGTTCACGTCGGCGATGAATGCCTTTCGCGAGTCGGAGTGGATGGTCGCACAGGGTGACTTCCAGCAGGCACGCGACGAATTCGCCGACGCCGAAGACCACTTCGACACCGCCGTCCGGTTCGTTGATGACGAGTCTCTGAGACCGATTTACGAGGACACGAAGACGAAGGCGAACTCGCTGTGGCAGGCCAGCGACTGGCTCATGCAGGCAGCCCGCGAGTACTCCAGCGGGGACGGAGCCGAGGGCCAGCAGCTCCGGGACGACGCCGAGCGGCCGCTAGAAACGGCCCGCGGCTACGAGGAGCCACCGGACCCCGACGGTCCATGGCCGCCGGACCTCGTGACCTTGGAACAGGACGATGACGACGACCGACCGGCGTTCCTCATGCAGGACGAGACGGCTGTGGATACCTCGCTCGACGTGGACATCGACGAGGAAGTCGAACAGACAGACAGTGACCTATCGGAGGCAGCGTCGTCGGCTCCCGAGTCAGCGCCGTCGCCTGACGACGCCGATGCGGCCGACGAAACGCGAGATGGGGCCGATGGACCGACGATAGAAGCGGCCGAGGAGACGACGGCGGGGACAGCTGACCAGCCAACACCTTCGGCGGAGACTTCGAACGAAGCGACCGGCCTCGCGGACCAGTCGACAGCGGGGGAACCTGATGCGTCGTCGGCCGACGACGCTCCGCCGGAGTCGGTGTCGCCCCCGGACGGGGACGGTGAGCTGTCGGACGTTGACGACACTGATATCGAGGAGATACAGGCCGAACTGGCCGCCAGCGAAGCCGAGAACGAGCCGACGGAGCCGCTGGACGAAGCCCCGACTGCGATGGTCGAAGCGCCCCCCGACACAGTCGGCGGAACGGACGACGCTTCCACACAGGACGCGCCGGACGGCGAGCGGTCGACTGCCGGCTCGTCGGCGGACGCCGCCACCACCTCAGCGACGGAGACCGACGACGCAGTTGAGCTGGACCTGGCCGACCCGACGGGCGACGACGGCGACACGGGAGAAGCAGCCGAACCGGGGGATGCTGACGGTGCTGTCCCGGACGCAGCTGACGAGCCGTCCGATGCGGAGAGCGATAGAGACACGTCTGACGACCCCGAATCAGACCTGTGATGCGACCCGCGCTTCTTCGGCGGACACGGGCCTACTACGACGCTATCGACGGCGACGACTACGACCAGTTGGCGTCGCTGCTCACCCCGTCGTTCGTCCACGACCGCCCTGACCGGACCATCGACGGCCGGGACCAGTTCGTACGGTTCATGCGTGAGGAACGGCCCCAGACGGACACCACCCATCCGCTCGACGGCCTCTACTGTCGGCAGAACGACAGCGCGGCCGAGTCGACAGACGGCGACGACACGGCGACGGCGGACGTCATCGCTCGCGGCCGCCTACTCGATGCCGACGGCGAGCGTATCGTCGGGTTCGTCGACGTGTTCACGTTCGCCGGGGACGACATCGAGCGCATCGAGACGTACACACGTTGAGGCCTGCCCGCTCGCGGCGTTGTTCGTTCACTGTTCCGGTAGCGACAGCCGAACGCCGTACATCGACCCGTCGGTTTCGGTCCCGACGAGCGCGTCCACGGTCCACGGGGTCTCACTGACCGCGTCGCGGAAGCCCGACGGCGTGACCAGCAACAGGTCGGTCCACGGGCCGGCCAGCCCGTCGTACTCGACGCGGAAGGTCCGGTAGGCGACACCGGGCTGGGTCCGGTGGGCCGCGTCAGTCTCCGGGTCTGCTCGGTCGAGCGTATCCATGTCGGCGACGAGACGACCACCGGGCTGTGTCACCGCTGCCAGTTCTGTAAGCGTCGTCCGGAGGGCGGCCAGCGAACTGCCGAGGCCGAGCTGCTTGCCCAGTGCAACGACCGTCTCGAACCCGTCCCCCGGCGGCTGTCGGAGGTCGCCGATCACGGGATGGGTGACGCCGCGCTCGCGGGCGACCGCGACGGCCCCCGGACTCCGGTCGACGGACAGCACGCTGTGGCCGCGCTCCTGCAGCGGGAGTGTGTGTCGGCCGACGCCACAGCCGGCATCGAGGACACGCCCTGTCACCGCCGGGAACAGGCGTTCCTCGATGGGATGCCACGCCGACCGTGGCTCGAAATAGCCCGCCAGATGCGCCTCGGTCACGTCGCCGTCATCGCGCCGATACCGCGGCCGCTCGGTGAGGTCGTCGCGATGAAAGTCCAGTGCCATCCGGCCGAAGGCGTCGTCCGGCATAGCTCGACGGTGCCGCCGGAGAAACGTAATAGTGTATTGAAATGTGGTGTCGTGTAACGCGCCACAAAGGGGGCGAGGGACCGGCCGCGTCCGACAGACGCGACTTACTCCTTCTCGCCCGCGCCGACGGCGCTCTCGCCGATCTTTTCGGAGCCTTCGATGAGTTCCTGGCCGCCCATGTACGGGCGGAGGGGTTCGGGCACGGTGATGGTCCCGTCGTCGTTCTGGTAGTACTCCATGATGGCGACGAGAACCCGCGGGACGGCAAGTCCGGAGCCGTTCAGCGTGTGGAGATAATCGGCGGACTCGTGTCGCTCGGGGCGGTAGCGCAGGCCGGCGCGCCGGGCCTGGAAGTCCTCGAAGTTCGACACCGAGGAGACTTCGAGCCAGCGGCCGCCGCGGTCGGGACCCTCGTCCATGTCGTCGCCGGGAGCCCACACCTCGACATCGTACTTCTTGGCCTGCGTAAAGCCCATGTCGCCGGTACACATGTCGAGCACGCGGTAGGGCAGTTCGAGGCGGTCAAGCACTTCGGCAGCCTCGTCAAGCAGGCTCTCAAGCCGGTCGTAGCTGTTCTCGGGGCGGACAAAGTTGACGAGTTCGACCTTGTGGAACTGGTGGACGCGGACGTAGCCCCGCGTCTCGGTCCCGTGCTCGCCGGCCTCGCGCCGGAAGTTCGGCGAGAACGCCTGATGTTTGACCGGGAGGTCGTCGTCCAGCAGAATCTCGCCGCGGTACATGTTGGTGACCGGCACCTCCGCCGTCGGGAGCAGCCACAGGTCGTCGCTGTCGTAGTCGTCGTCTTGTCTGGCTCCGACGCGGTAGGCGTCCTCGGCAAATTTGGGGAGTTGGCCGGTCCCTTCCATCGAATCGGAGTTGACGGGAATCGGCGGGAGCACGTCGACGTACTCCTGCTCGCGGTGGACGTCAAGCATGAACTGGACGAGTGCATGCTCCAGTCGCGCGCCCTCGCCCTTGACGAACTGGTAGCCGCCGCCGGACACCTTGGCACCGCGTTCGAAGTCGAGCAGGTCCAGATCCTCGCCGAGGTCGTAATGCGGGACGACCTCGTCGGGCAGGTCACGCAGGTCGTCGAATCCCTCGCGGTAGCGCTCGACGTTGTCTGCCTCGTCCTCGCCGGTCGGGACCGACTCGTGAGGGATGTTCGGCAGTTCAAGCAGGGCGTCTTCCAACTGGGCCTCCAGTTCGTCGGCCCGCTCCTCGATATCCTGCAGTTCGTCTTTGAGTTCCTGCGAGCGGTCGATGGCCTCCTGTGCCTCCTCCTCTTTGCCCTCCTGTTTGAGCTGGCCGATCTTGCTCGACACTTCGTTGCGTTCCTGCCGCAGGCCGTCGCCTTCGGCTTTCAGTTCCCGCCACTCCTCGTCGATTTCGAGGATTTCGTCGAGGTCGACGCCCGTGACGCCCTTCCGCTCGATGGCGTCACGGACCGTCTCGGGGTTCTCCCGGACGAACTGTCTCGATAACATGGCCGACGGTTCTCGACGGCAGAAATTAGTCGTGTCGGTCCCGCGGCAGCGCCACCTCGGCTGTCGCCCCGTCCCGCTACGACTCGCCGCCGACCTTGACTGCGAGCACCGGCACCGGCGAGGCCCGAACGACCGACTCGGTAACGCTGCCGATGAGTTCCCGGGACGGTCCGGTCCGGCCTTCCGTCGCCATTACGATGATGTCGATATCGTGGCGCTCGACGTACGCCACGACTTCCTCGTGGGGGACGCCCTGTTCAACTGCTGTCGTCACTGCGTCGATACCGGCGTCGTCGGCCTGTGCACGCAGGTCATCGACGGCCTGCTGCCCAGCGTCGGCGAGGCGGTCGTAGATGCTGCTGTCCTCGAAATCGGGTATCTGGTCGACTACCTGTTCGGTTTCGAGCACGTGTAGCGCGTGCAGACTCGCGTCGTGGCGCTGTGCGAGGTCGATGGCGTGTTCGGCCGCGGTGGCAGACCCGTCGGAGCCGTCGGTCGGAACGAGTACGGTATCGTACATACAGTGGTGTTTCTGAGTGCGGGTAAATGGCTTTGCCCTTCCTGCTGTTCGGCTGTCACGACACCCACAGCACAACGGTTTTGCCCCCACCGGTCACGAGGAAGTGTATGGGAATCGGTGACGTTTACGAGGTGACGGTCGGGGACTGCACAGATGTCCACTACGTCGACACCGGGATGTACGACGTAGCCGAGTACGGCTCCGTCTACATCATCGACGCCGAGCGACCGGCACTGGTCGACACTGGCATCGGCGCGCGACACGAGAACATCCTCTCGGCGATGGAGTCGGTCGGCATCGCGCCCGAGGACCTGGAAGTCATTGCGGCGACCCACGTCCACCTGGACCACGCCGGCGGGGCCGGCTACCTCGCCGAGGACTGCCCGAACGCGACGGTGTACGTCCACGAGTCCGGGAAGCGCCACCTCGTCGACCCCCAGCGGCTCTGGGAAGGGACCAAACACGCCGTCGGCGACCAGATTGAGTTCTACGGGAAGCCGGTCCCGGTCGCCGAAGACCGTATCGAGACGCTAGCCGACGGCGACGTGATCGACCTGGGTGACCACTCCCTCGATGTCCTGCACGCACCGGGCCATGCCCCACACCAGGTCGTCTTCTACGACCCCGTCGTCGACGGTGTGTTCACCGCCGACGCCGCCGGCATCTACACGCCGTCGACCGACGAGATGCACGTCACGACCCCACCGGTCAACTTCACACTTGAGGGTGCCCTCGACGACGTGGCGATGTTACAGGACCTCGACCCTGAGATTCTCATGTTCGGCCACTACGGCCCAGCCGAAACCGGTGACAAACTGAAGACCTACGCCGAGATTCTGCCCGAGTGGGTCGCCGAAGTCGAGCGAAAGCGCGCGGAACTCGACGACGACGAGGCGGTCATCGAGTACTTCGTCGAGCGAGCCGACACCGACACCTGGGGCGAGCGCAAGGGCCGCGCCGAGATGCGCCTGAACGTCCGCGGCGTCCTCGTGGCGCTCGATAACCGCGAGGAATAGCCAGCGTCACAGCGGGCCTGAGACTGGGTGATGGAGCCCTCGTCTGCCGGTGAGTGAGTGCGCTTATACGGTGGCGACGCGATAGCCCGGATAGA encodes:
- the serS gene encoding serine--tRNA ligase: MLSRQFVRENPETVRDAIERKGVTGVDLDEILEIDEEWRELKAEGDGLRQERNEVSSKIGQLKQEGKEEEAQEAIDRSQELKDELQDIEERADELEAQLEDALLELPNIPHESVPTGEDEADNVERYREGFDDLRDLPDEVVPHYDLGEDLDLLDFERGAKVSGGGYQFVKGEGARLEHALVQFMLDVHREQEYVDVLPPIPVNSDSMEGTGQLPKFAEDAYRVGARQDDDYDSDDLWLLPTAEVPVTNMYRGEILLDDDLPVKHQAFSPNFRREAGEHGTETRGYVRVHQFHKVELVNFVRPENSYDRLESLLDEAAEVLDRLELPYRVLDMCTGDMGFTQAKKYDVEVWAPGDDMDEGPDRGGRWLEVSSVSNFEDFQARRAGLRYRPERHESADYLHTLNGSGLAVPRVLVAIMEYYQNDDGTITVPEPLRPYMGGQELIEGSEKIGESAVGAGEKE
- a CDS encoding universal stress protein translates to MYDTVLVPTDGSDGSATAAEHAIDLAQRHDASLHALHVLETEQVVDQIPDFEDSSIYDRLADAGQQAVDDLRAQADDAGIDAVTTAVEQGVPHEEVVAYVERHDIDIIVMATEGRTGPSRELIGSVTESVVRASPVPVLAVKVGGES
- a CDS encoding MBL fold metallo-hydrolase, whose translation is MGIGDVYEVTVGDCTDVHYVDTGMYDVAEYGSVYIIDAERPALVDTGIGARHENILSAMESVGIAPEDLEVIAATHVHLDHAGGAGYLAEDCPNATVYVHESGKRHLVDPQRLWEGTKHAVGDQIEFYGKPVPVAEDRIETLADGDVIDLGDHSLDVLHAPGHAPHQVVFYDPVVDGVFTADAAGIYTPSTDEMHVTTPPVNFTLEGALDDVAMLQDLDPEILMFGHYGPAETGDKLKTYAEILPEWVAEVERKRAELDDDEAVIEYFVERADTDTWGERKGRAEMRLNVRGVLVALDNREE